The Candidatus Zixiibacteriota bacterium genome includes the window CTCAGCCCAAAGGCGCATTGTAATTGCCGGAATGAAGATAATTAGAGTTATCGGCAATAGTCCGAAAAAGCCGCGCATGTCGGCGGTTCCGGTTAAAAAGAATGAGGTCATAAACAAACCGCTGTTTACTGCTAAGAATACTATAATGAAAATATAGGCTATCGGAGCGTTAAAGTAAGCGACAAACTCGCGCTTAAATAATGTTAAAATATTATTCATTTATGGCGCTCTCCTTTATTAGATGAATAAACGTCTGCTCAAGACTTGGCGCGTTTGGCGAAAATTCTCTAACCTGCCAATTTTCGCTAAGCAATTTCTCTGATATTATCATTTGAGTTTTAGTATAGTCGGAACCGGTAATAACAAACCTGCTGAAATCATCATTAACGCTGATATACTCAACATTTATTTCAGCATCAAAATCTCTAAATGAGCTTTCGACAGCATCCTTCGAGGCTTTCAGTTCAATGGTGAAGCCGGTTGATTCACCGGTTGTCAGTTTGAGTTCCCCTGGGGAACCAAAAGCTATTATTCTACCTTCATTAATGATGACTACTTTATCAGAGATTGCCTCTACCTCTTGCAGGATATGAGTTGAAAATATGATTGACTTAGTTGCAGACAGTTCTTTAATAAGCTGTCTGATGCCGACTATTTGAATCGGGTCGAGACCGGATGTCGGCTCATCAAGAATTAATACATCAGG containing:
- a CDS encoding ATP-binding cassette domain-containing protein; translated protein: MVESKSLYMNYGTTKALIDASFVAADNQITGMLGPNGAGKTTCMKIVTTQMVPTSGTAVVAGLDVLENPIETRKKIGYLPETAPLYNDMEVAEYLEFVGKGRGLENHNLKSRIDWVVEACKIKSVYRHPISELSRGYRQRVGLSQALIHDPDVLILDEPTSGLDPIQIVGIRQLIKELSATKSIIFSTHILQEVEAISDKVVIINEGRIIAFGSPGELKLTTGESTGFTIELKASKDAVESSFRDFDAEINVEYISVNDDFSRFVITGSDYTKTQMIISEKLLSENWQVREFSPNAPSLEQTFIHLIKESAINE